In the genome of Candidatus Desulfatibia profunda, one region contains:
- a CDS encoding DUF433 domain-containing protein → MDYKHRITTDPEILGGKPVIKGTRISVEFILELYASGATREDIIRSYPHLTEDDIHAALLYASRFLKNEIVEKSGYLQSTSD, encoded by the coding sequence ATGGATTATAAACACCGAATTACAACTGATCCAGAGATATTAGGTGGCAAACCTGTGATAAAAGGCACGAGGATAAGTGTTGAATTTATTCTTGAACTGTATGCTTCCGGTGCTACTCGAGAAGACATTATTCGGAGCTATCCCCATTTAACTGAAGATGATATCCACGCTGCCCTGTTGTATGCAAGCCGCTTTTTAAAAAATGAAATTGTTGAAAAATCAGGATATTTACAATCAACTTCCGACTGA
- a CDS encoding UPF0175 family protein produces the protein MSIEIPREIIHATRLKPEELKRELAVLLFQQERLSFGKAREMTGMTVWAFQHLLASRDITVHYNLEDYKEDLKTLKELGRL, from the coding sequence ATATCGATTGAAATCCCCCGTGAAATAATTCATGCTACTCGCCTAAAGCCAGAGGAACTAAAACGTGAATTAGCAGTTTTACTGTTCCAACAGGAAAGGCTTTCCTTCGGCAAGGCTCGTGAAATGACCGGGATGACCGTATGGGCATTCCAACATCTCTTGGCGAGCAGGGATATCACAGTTCACTATAATTTGGAAGATTACAAAGAAGATTTGAAAACATTGAAGGAACTTGGGCGACTATGA
- a CDS encoding type II toxin-antitoxin system RelE/ParE family toxin, producing the protein MKIPEKERAFIKNAIDRLADDPMRKSNVKKLLNRPGYRLRVGNFRVLFEIDSETKNILIISVGHRKKVYRR; encoded by the coding sequence ATGAAAATTCCTGAAAAGGAACGTGCCTTTATCAAAAATGCCATTGATAGGCTTGCCGATGACCCAATGAGAAAAAGCAATGTCAAGAAGTTATTAAACCGACCAGGCTATAGGCTTCGCGTCGGCAACTTTCGAGTATTATTTGAGATTGATTCAGAAACTAAAAACATTTTGATTATATCGGTTGGTCATCGAAAGAAAGTCTATAGGAGGTAA
- a CDS encoding helix-turn-helix transcriptional regulator, with protein sequence MIDYQVIKRKGKPVFALVDFDEFAEFLEDMEDVLAYDKAKANSDGIRVPGDVVRKVIDEGKSLIQAWREYKGLTQADLAARIGIKQSAVARLETKGRKLRSSTKEKVAKALNIDFRLFED encoded by the coding sequence ATGATTGATTACCAAGTTATTAAAAGGAAGGGTAAACCAGTATTTGCATTAGTTGATTTTGACGAGTTTGCAGAGTTTCTTGAAGATATGGAAGATGTTCTGGCCTATGATAAAGCAAAAGCCAATTCTGATGGCATTAGAGTTCCGGGAGATGTGGTCAGGAAAGTTATTGATGAAGGCAAATCTCTAATCCAGGCTTGGAGAGAATATAAAGGCTTAACTCAAGCAGATTTAGCTGCTAGGATAGGTATAAAACAGTCGGCTGTTGCCAGGTTGGAAACGAAAGGGCGTAAGTTGCGATCTTCAACGAAGGAAAAAGTTGCCAAAGCGTTAAACATAGATTTTCGTTTATTTGAAGATTGA
- a CDS encoding UPF0175 family protein: MGLKLDIPDSVVQAIRLPEGRKPRELLIELAIALYSQEFLSFGKARELADMGKYEFGQLLGKRGIFRHYGPEELEDDLKYARS, from the coding sequence ATGGGGCTTAAATTAGATATTCCCGATTCTGTAGTCCAGGCTATCCGATTGCCGGAGGGAAGGAAACCACGGGAGCTGCTGATTGAGCTGGCTATTGCTTTATATTCTCAAGAGTTTTTATCGTTTGGCAAGGCAAGAGAGTTGGCGGATATGGGGAAATATGAATTTGGGCAGTTGCTGGGAAAACGTGGAATTTTCAGGCATTATGGACCAGAAGAGCTTGAGGACGATTTGAAATATGCCCGTAGTTAG